In a single window of the Mugil cephalus isolate CIBA_MC_2020 chromosome 6, CIBA_Mcephalus_1.1, whole genome shotgun sequence genome:
- the LOC125008924 gene encoding interferon regulatory factor 4-like isoform X1 — protein sequence MNPEVDYGGSGSSGNGKLRQWLIEQVDCGKYPGLVWENDEKSIFRIPWKHAGKQDYNRDEDAALFKAWALFKGKFREGVDKPDPPTWKTRLRCALNKSNDFEELVERSQLDISDPYKVYRIIPEGAKKRPRQEDSPLSPVSYQMHPPYSGMQSQMPQYMQSAECSWRDYCPEQASLPELAFTQCPCPPRSLSWQAPSVENGYQLRASIYSYAAADSQPPPFTLDASIRSPEPFTADYRLHVSVYVRGALVREVTTSSPEGCHIAPCSPEKHYVSPGSPEVVPLPMDTFSALRRADECPPSPPSTLERGVLLWMGTDGLYAQRLCQSRVYWQGGLSPYGDKPNKLEKDVSCKLLHTQDYLSEIQNYGRPPSHFKVLLSFGDECLDPQRQRRTLTVQVEPLFARQLLYYAQPTGGHYFRSYEPPGVADHINTPEDYQRAITHHHSSSLQE from the exons ATGAACCCCGAAGTGGATTACGGAGGCTCCGGGAGCAGCGGCAACGGAAAGCTGCGCCAGTGGCTGATCGAGCAGGTGGACTGCGGCAAATACCCCGGCCTGGTCTGGGAGAACGACGAGAAGAGCATCTTCAGGATACCGTGGAAACACGCCGGGAAACAGGACTACAACCGGGATGAGGATGCCGCGCTTTTCAAG GCATGGGCGCTCTTCAAGGGCAAGTTTCGGGAGGGGGTCGACAAGCCGGACCCGCCGACCTGGAAGACGCGCCTCCGCTGCGCCCTCAACAAGAGCAACGACTtcgaggagctggtggagaggAGCCAGCTGGACATCTCGGACCCGTACAAAGTCTACCGCATCATCCCGGAGGGTGCAAAGAAAA GACCCAGGCAGGAGGACAGTCCTCTGAGTCCGGTGAGCTACCAGATGCATCCCCCCTACAGTGGCATGCAGAGCCAG ATGCCACAGTACATGCAGAGTGCAGAGTGCAGCTGGAGGGATTACTGCCCGGAGCAGGCCTCTCTGCCCGAGCTGGCCTTCACTCAGTGCCCCTGTCCCCCCCGCAGCCTGTCGTGGCAGGCCCCGTCCGTGGAGAACG gctaCCAGCTCAGAGCCTCCATTTACTCGTACGCCGCCGCCGACAGCCAGCCGCCGCCTTTCACGCTGGACGCCAGCATCAGATCACCTGAGCCGTTCACAG CAGACTACCGCCTGCATGTGTCCGTGTACGTGCGGGGCGCTCTGGTGAGGGAAGTGACCACATCCAGTCCAGAGGGCTGCCACATCGCGCCGTGCTCCCCAGAGAAGCACTACGTGTCCCCCGGGAGCCCCGAGGTGGTGCCCCTGCCCATGGACACCTTCTCGGCCCTGAGGAGGGCGGACGAGTGTCCCCCGAGTCCGCCGTCCACGCTGGAGCGGGGCGTGTTGCTGTGGATGGGCACGGACGGACTCTACGCTCAGAGGCTGTGCCAGAGCAGGGTGTACTGGCAGGGAGGCCTGTCGCCGTACGGGGACAAACCCAACAAGCTGGAGAAAGATGTCTCCTGTAAACTGCTCCACACGCAGGACTACCTCAGCG AGATCCAGAACTACGGTCGGCCGCCGTCTCACTTCAAGGTCCTGCTGAGTTTTGGAGACGAGTGTCTGGACCCGCAGAGGCAAAGACGGACCCTCACTGTCCAG GTGGAGCCCCTGTTCGCCAGGCAGCTCTTGTACTACGCCCAGCCCACGGGCGGCCACTACTTCCGAAGCTACGAGCCCCCGGGCGTCGCGGACCACATAAACACCCCGGAGGACTACCAGAGGGCCATCACACatcaccacagcagcagcctgcaggAGTGA
- the LOC125008924 gene encoding interferon regulatory factor 4-like isoform X2, with translation MNPEVDYGGSGSSGNGKLRQWLIEQVDCGKYPGLVWENDEKSIFRIPWKHAGKQDYNRDEDAALFKAWALFKGKFREGVDKPDPPTWKTRLRCALNKSNDFEELVERSQLDISDPYKVYRIIPEGAKKRPRQEDSPLSPVSYQMHPPYSGMQSQMPQYMQSAECSWRDYCPEQASLPELAFTQCPCPPRSLSWQAPSVENGYQLRASIYSYAAADSQPPPFTLDASIRSPEPFTDYRLHVSVYVRGALVREVTTSSPEGCHIAPCSPEKHYVSPGSPEVVPLPMDTFSALRRADECPPSPPSTLERGVLLWMGTDGLYAQRLCQSRVYWQGGLSPYGDKPNKLEKDVSCKLLHTQDYLSEIQNYGRPPSHFKVLLSFGDECLDPQRQRRTLTVQVEPLFARQLLYYAQPTGGHYFRSYEPPGVADHINTPEDYQRAITHHHSSSLQE, from the exons ATGAACCCCGAAGTGGATTACGGAGGCTCCGGGAGCAGCGGCAACGGAAAGCTGCGCCAGTGGCTGATCGAGCAGGTGGACTGCGGCAAATACCCCGGCCTGGTCTGGGAGAACGACGAGAAGAGCATCTTCAGGATACCGTGGAAACACGCCGGGAAACAGGACTACAACCGGGATGAGGATGCCGCGCTTTTCAAG GCATGGGCGCTCTTCAAGGGCAAGTTTCGGGAGGGGGTCGACAAGCCGGACCCGCCGACCTGGAAGACGCGCCTCCGCTGCGCCCTCAACAAGAGCAACGACTtcgaggagctggtggagaggAGCCAGCTGGACATCTCGGACCCGTACAAAGTCTACCGCATCATCCCGGAGGGTGCAAAGAAAA GACCCAGGCAGGAGGACAGTCCTCTGAGTCCGGTGAGCTACCAGATGCATCCCCCCTACAGTGGCATGCAGAGCCAG ATGCCACAGTACATGCAGAGTGCAGAGTGCAGCTGGAGGGATTACTGCCCGGAGCAGGCCTCTCTGCCCGAGCTGGCCTTCACTCAGTGCCCCTGTCCCCCCCGCAGCCTGTCGTGGCAGGCCCCGTCCGTGGAGAACG gctaCCAGCTCAGAGCCTCCATTTACTCGTACGCCGCCGCCGACAGCCAGCCGCCGCCTTTCACGCTGGACGCCAGCATCAGATCACCTGAGCCGTTCACAG ACTACCGCCTGCATGTGTCCGTGTACGTGCGGGGCGCTCTGGTGAGGGAAGTGACCACATCCAGTCCAGAGGGCTGCCACATCGCGCCGTGCTCCCCAGAGAAGCACTACGTGTCCCCCGGGAGCCCCGAGGTGGTGCCCCTGCCCATGGACACCTTCTCGGCCCTGAGGAGGGCGGACGAGTGTCCCCCGAGTCCGCCGTCCACGCTGGAGCGGGGCGTGTTGCTGTGGATGGGCACGGACGGACTCTACGCTCAGAGGCTGTGCCAGAGCAGGGTGTACTGGCAGGGAGGCCTGTCGCCGTACGGGGACAAACCCAACAAGCTGGAGAAAGATGTCTCCTGTAAACTGCTCCACACGCAGGACTACCTCAGCG AGATCCAGAACTACGGTCGGCCGCCGTCTCACTTCAAGGTCCTGCTGAGTTTTGGAGACGAGTGTCTGGACCCGCAGAGGCAAAGACGGACCCTCACTGTCCAG GTGGAGCCCCTGTTCGCCAGGCAGCTCTTGTACTACGCCCAGCCCACGGGCGGCCACTACTTCCGAAGCTACGAGCCCCCGGGCGTCGCGGACCACATAAACACCCCGGAGGACTACCAGAGGGCCATCACACatcaccacagcagcagcctgcaggAGTGA